One stretch of Patagioenas fasciata isolate bPatFas1 chromosome 9, bPatFas1.hap1, whole genome shotgun sequence DNA includes these proteins:
- the ARHGEF26 gene encoding rho guanine nucleotide exchange factor 26, translating into MDGGGEADLSQRSAARRWQRRATPRPQPRARSKPRPQSYQSPSGLLVTDFPVEDRCSFPGPQPAGTASAGPGSRALRRHPAFLGSSMGSVSNGKVRPPACKAVTPELSPERPSQVLALVSGSSVGFTANGTVPSAGGQPGHPLRVCSQAALAPRRERGVCTAGPQPSPAANAPSPRNSTAPALPLQSGRVSRTPEKVSLGPSTVSPAMSPEQGLAPQRPVSPPEQPAEQPVVLSTHSPAALKVGTQQIIPKSLASETKVTSKTNGQNAATSKRVLKVRSMVESLSLPLVGDGEDEAEGDLDSPGTLRRGLRSTSYRRAVVSGVDFDSPSDLKKKNRMSQPILKAVVEDKEKFSSLGRMKKKVLKGQGTFDGEENAVLYQNYKEKALDIDSDEETEPREQKSDDKVVFHYKPLRSTWSQLSVVKKNGLSETISQEERKRQEAIFEVISSEHSYLLSLEILIQMFKNSRELSVTMTKTESHHLFSNIADVYEASKKFFKELEARHQNNIFIDDISDIVEKHASSTFDPYVKYCTNEVYQQRTLQKLLATNPAFKEALSRIESHEDCRNLPMISFLILPMQRVTRLPLLMDTICQKTPKDSSKYENCKQALKEVSKLVRLCNEGARKMERTEMMYTINSQLEFKIKPFPLVSSSRWLVKRGELTAYVEDTGLFSKRTSKQQVYFFLFNDVLIITKKKSEESYNVTDYALREQLAVQPCAEDAALAPARNAAALAPARNVPALAPAALAPAALSSATRQSQNTAQLFRLLVRSNHAGDSVELLLGTETQSDRARWVTALGPDRAGPDANRDRDWDRDRTTLTQVEIIRTYTAKQSDELSLQVADVVLVYQKVSDGWYEGERLRDGERGWFPMECAKEITCRATLDKNMERMGRLLGLETNV; encoded by the exons ATGGATGGGGGCGGCGAGGCGGATCTCTCCCAGCGCAGCGCGGCGCGGCGGTGGCAGCGGAGAGCGACCCcccggccgcagccccgcgcCCGGAGCAAACCGCGGCCCCAGTCCTACCAGAGCCCCAGCGGACTGCTCGTCACCGACTTCCCCGTGGAGGACAGGTGCAGCTTCCCCGGGCCTCAGCCCGCCGGCACCGCCAGCGCCGGCCCGGGCAGCAGAGCGCTCCGGAGGCACCCCGCGTTCTTGGGTTCCAGCATGGGATCGGTGTCCAACGGGAAGGTGCGACCACCAGCCTGCAAAGCCGTGACCCCCGAGCTGTCTCCTGAGCGGCCCTCCCAGGTGCTGGCGCTGGTTTCTGGCAGTTCCGTCGGTTTTACTGCCAACGGCACCGTTCCCTCAGCGGGCGGCCAGCCGGGCCATCCCCTGCGGGTGTGCAGTCAGGCAGCGCTCGCACCGCGGCGGGAGCGGGGTGTTTGCACGGCCGGCCCGCAGCCCTCGCCCGCTGCCAACGCACCTTCCCCCAGGAACAGCACCGCACCAGCGCTGCCCTTGCAGAGCGGCCGCGTTTCCAGAACACCAGAAAAAGTGTCGCTGGGACCCTCCACGGTTTCCCCGGCGATGTCGCCAGAGCAAGGGCTGGCTCCCCAGCGGCCCGTGTCCCCTCCGGAGCAGCCCGCCGAGCAGCCCGTGGTcctgagcacccacagccccgcCGCGCTCAAGGTGGGCACGCAGCAGATCATCCCCAAGAGTTTGGCTTCGGAAACGAAGGTGACGAGCAAAACCAACGGGCAGAATGCGGCGACGAGCAAGAGGGTGCTGAAGGTCCGCAGCATGGTGGAGAGCCTGAGCCTGCCCCTGGTGGGCGACGGCGAGGACGAGGCCGAGGGCGACCTGGACAGCCCGGGGACCCTGCGGCGAGGCCTGCGCTCCACGTCCTACCGCAGGGCCGTGGTGAGCGGCGTGGACTTCGACAGCCCTTCGGAtcttaagaagaaaaacagaatgtcCCAGCCCATACTCAAAGCGGTTGTTGAAGATAAAGAGAAATTTTCGAGCCTGGGGAGGATGAAG AAGAAAGTGCTGAAAGGACAAGGGACGTTTGATGGGGAAG AAAACGCTGTATTATATCAGAACTATAAAGAGAAAGCTCTGGACATAGATTCTGATGAAGAGACTGAGCCCCGGGAGCAGAAGTCGGATGACAAGGTTGTTTTCCACTATAAGCCCCTGAGATCGACGTGGAGTCAACTGTCTGTT GTAAAGAAGAACGGATTATCAGAAACGATCagccaggaagaaagaaaaagacaggaG GCAATATTCGAGGTGATATCTTCCGAACATTCTTATTTGCTGAGCTTGGAGATTCTGATCCAGATGTTTAAAAACTCGAGGGAGCTGAGCGTCACCATGACCAAAACGGAGAGCCATCACCTCTTCTCCAACATCGCGGATGTTTATGAAGCAAGTAAAAA gttCTTTAAGGAACTTGAAGCGAGACATCAGAACAACATCTTCATTGATGACATCAGTGATATAGTTGAGAAGCACGCTTCTTCAACCTTCGATCCCTATGTGAAGTACTGCACCAACGAGGTCTATCAGCAGCGAACGCTGCAGAAGTTGCT AGCCACAAATCCAGCGTTCAAAGAGGCGTTATCACGGATCGAGTCCCACGAAGACTGCCGGAATTTGCCGATGATCTCCTTCCTCATCCTGCCCATGCAGAGGGTGACGCGGCTGCCCTTACTGATGGAT ACTATTTGTCAGAAAACTCCGAAGGATTCATCCAAATACGAGAACTGCAAGCAAGCTCTGAAAGAAGTGAGCAAG CTGGTGCGTCTGTGCAACGAAGGCGCTCGGAAGATGGAGAGGACAGAAATGATGTACACCATTAACTCCCAGCTGGAGTTCAAAATCAAG CCATTTCCCCTGGTTTCCTCTTCACGGTGGTTGGTGAAAAGAGGTGAATTAACAGCGTATGTAGAAGACACTGGGCTTTTTTCTAAAAGGACTTCTAAGCAGCAGGTTTACTTCTTCCTCTTCAACGATGTCCTCATTATCACCAAGAAGAAGAG CGAGGAGAGCTACAACGTCACGGACTACGCGCTGCGGGAGCAGCTGGCGGTGCAGCCGTGCGCCGAGGACGCGGCGCTGGCTCCGGCGCGGAACGCTGCGGCGCTGGCTCCGGCGCGGAACGTCCCGGCGCTGGCCCCGGCGGCGCTGGCCCCGGCGGCGCTGTCCTCGGCCACGCGGCAGAGCCAGAACACGGCCCAGCTCTTCCGGCTGCTGGTGCGCAGCAACCACGCCGGGGACAGcgtggagctgctcctgggcaccgAGACGCA GAGCGACAGAGCGCGCTGGGTGACGGCGCTGGGGCCGGACCGCGCCGGGCCGGACGCCAACAGGGACCGGGACTGGGACCGGGACCGCACCA CTTTGACTCAGGTGGAGATCATCAGAACTTACACGGCGAAGCAGTCCGATGAACTCTCTCTTCAAGTTGCGGACGTCGTTCTGGTTTATCAAAAAGTCAGTGACG